From the genome of Hymenobacter sp. PAMC 26628, one region includes:
- a CDS encoding M1 family aminopeptidase — protein MNMLRWRWLLILAGWLGAPAAWAQPGPSPADGGRACAAARLRTGLGTLAVTASAGHRAQLARYDVTYYKLDLALEPTSRDVAGMAWLRVRVGPRALDSLAFDLYQAPAGAPAGAATLRIDSVVVNGRRAPAVRRAGPEATAALAAPAPAGALADARIYYHGTAPHDAGGGSAAIGNGLDRADAVTYAGARHPYQVLWSLSEPFAAPEWFPCKPVLTDKADSSDVWVTTTLPNKVGSNGVLARTVPLPGNRARYEWKSRQPIAYYLISVAVAPYLEYVNYASPAGGPRVPIVNYVYDQAALNFYRAEIDRTPGFIENYARLVGPYPFATEKYGHSMAPLGGGMEHQTMTTQDGFDFVLTAHELFHQWFGDNVTCASWADIWLNEGFASYGEYLSYQAFGQPADPANWLNQARGYALRNPGSVLVPDTTDVARIFSYDLSYKKGALVIHMLRNLLNDDAKFFRALQTYQRRFAGGTARTADLQAVFEAEAGRPLGYFFQQWVRGQGYPSLAVRWYQLGSTATVRTRETVSQPAATPFFDLDVDYLLVFTDGTSQRLRRRLSQADDAFDVPVGARQVVSIAANPDGALLLLANSSGTDASLVLSARAPAGPTLGAFPNPCHEVLHLPALPGPATAEVFDATGRRVAVQAVPATGAQVVTQALAPGLYLLRLTGSSGAVLGQARFARE, from the coding sequence ATGAACATGCTGCGCTGGCGCTGGTTACTCATTCTTGCTGGCTGGCTGGGGGCCCCAGCTGCCTGGGCGCAACCCGGCCCCAGCCCGGCCGACGGCGGGCGGGCCTGCGCCGCGGCGCGCTTGCGCACGGGCCTGGGCACGCTGGCGGTTACGGCCTCGGCGGGCCACCGCGCCCAACTGGCCCGCTACGACGTAACATACTACAAGCTCGACCTGGCCCTGGAGCCCACCTCGCGCGACGTGGCCGGCATGGCTTGGCTGCGCGTGCGCGTGGGGCCCCGGGCGCTCGACTCATTGGCCTTCGACCTGTACCAGGCGCCGGCCGGGGCCCCCGCCGGCGCGGCCACGCTGCGCATCGATTCGGTAGTGGTGAACGGCCGCCGGGCCCCGGCGGTGCGCCGCGCCGGCCCGGAGGCCACCGCCGCCCTGGCCGCACCCGCCCCGGCCGGGGCCCTGGCCGACGCCCGCATCTACTACCACGGCACGGCCCCGCACGACGCCGGCGGGGGTTCGGCCGCCATCGGCAACGGCCTCGACCGCGCCGACGCCGTGACTTACGCCGGGGCCCGGCACCCCTACCAGGTGCTGTGGTCGCTCTCGGAGCCGTTTGCGGCCCCCGAGTGGTTTCCGTGCAAGCCGGTGCTGACGGACAAGGCCGACTCGTCGGACGTGTGGGTGACGACCACGCTGCCCAACAAAGTGGGCTCGAACGGCGTGCTGGCCCGCACCGTGCCGCTGCCCGGCAACCGGGCGCGCTACGAGTGGAAATCGCGCCAACCCATTGCCTACTACCTCATTTCGGTGGCCGTGGCCCCGTACCTCGAATACGTGAACTACGCCAGCCCCGCCGGGGGGCCCCGCGTGCCCATCGTGAACTACGTGTACGACCAGGCGGCCCTCAACTTCTACCGCGCCGAAATCGACCGCACGCCGGGCTTTATCGAAAACTACGCCCGGCTGGTGGGGCCCTACCCGTTTGCCACCGAGAAGTACGGGCACAGCATGGCCCCCCTTGGCGGCGGCATGGAGCACCAAACGATGACCACCCAGGACGGCTTCGACTTCGTGCTGACGGCCCACGAGCTGTTCCACCAGTGGTTTGGCGACAACGTGACCTGCGCCAGCTGGGCCGATATCTGGCTCAACGAGGGCTTTGCGTCGTACGGCGAATACCTTTCCTACCAAGCCTTTGGCCAGCCCGCCGACCCCGCCAACTGGCTCAACCAGGCCCGGGGCTACGCCCTGCGCAACCCCGGCAGCGTGCTGGTGCCCGACACCACCGACGTGGCCCGCATCTTCAGCTACGACCTGAGCTACAAGAAGGGGGCCCTGGTCATTCATATGCTGCGCAACCTGCTGAACGACGACGCCAAGTTCTTCCGGGCCCTGCAAACCTACCAGCGGCGCTTTGCCGGCGGCACGGCCCGCACCGCCGATTTGCAGGCCGTGTTCGAGGCCGAGGCGGGGCGGCCACTGGGCTACTTTTTCCAGCAGTGGGTGCGGGGCCAGGGCTACCCCTCGCTGGCCGTGCGCTGGTACCAGCTGGGCAGCACCGCCACCGTGCGCACCCGCGAAACCGTGTCGCAGCCCGCCGCCACGCCGTTCTTCGACCTTGACGTGGACTACTTGCTCGTCTTCACCGACGGCACCTCGCAGCGCCTGCGCCGCCGCCTGTCGCAAGCCGACGACGCCTTCGACGTGCCCGTGGGCGCCCGCCAAGTGGTGAGCATCGCTGCCAATCCCGACGGGGCCCTGTTGCTGCTGGCCAATTCTAGTGGCACCGACGCTTCGTTGGTGTTGAGCGCCAGGGCCCCGGCCGGGCCCACGCTCGGCGCCTTCCCCAACCCGTGCCACGAGGTGCTGCACTTGCCCGCCCTGCCGGGCCCCGCCACGGCCGAGGTATTCGATGCCACCGGCCGCCGCGTGGCGGTGCAGGCCGTGCCGGCCACCGGGGCCCAGGTAGTCACCCAAGCCCTGGCGCCGGGCCTGTACCTGCTGCGCCTCACCGGTAGCAGCGGCGCAGTACTAGGCCAGGCACGCTTCGCCCGCGAGTAG
- a CDS encoding hydroxymethylglutaryl-CoA lyase, with product MKLIECPRDAMQGLPTFVPTATKTAYLNALLRVGFDTLDFGSFVSPKAIPQLRDTAEVLAGLDLGATKTKLLAIVANRRGAETAVQHPEIHYLGFPLSVSETFQQRNTNQTRAGALADVAAMQELCTQAGKTLVVYLSMGFGNPYGDAWSPALVVDFTAQLAALGVRIVAPSDTVGVGTAATVGALFAELIPAFPGIEFGAHLHTLPTAWRANVAAAYQAGCRRFDGALGGFGGCPMAADDLTGNVATEHLIGFLTEQGEPLGLDLGALQEAQALSTAVFGGH from the coding sequence ATGAAGCTCATCGAATGCCCCCGCGACGCCATGCAGGGCCTCCCAACTTTCGTCCCCACCGCCACCAAAACCGCTTACCTCAACGCCCTGCTGCGCGTGGGCTTCGACACGCTCGACTTCGGCTCGTTTGTCTCGCCGAAGGCCATTCCGCAGCTGCGCGACACGGCCGAAGTGCTGGCCGGGCTGGATTTGGGCGCCACGAAAACCAAGCTACTGGCCATCGTGGCCAACCGCCGCGGGGCCGAAACCGCCGTCCAGCACCCCGAAATCCACTACTTGGGCTTCCCGCTCTCGGTGTCGGAAACCTTTCAGCAGCGCAACACCAACCAAACCCGCGCCGGGGCCCTGGCCGACGTGGCCGCGATGCAGGAGTTGTGCACGCAGGCCGGCAAAACGCTGGTTGTATACCTGTCGATGGGCTTCGGCAACCCCTACGGCGACGCGTGGAGCCCGGCGCTGGTGGTGGATTTCACGGCGCAGCTGGCGGCGCTGGGCGTGCGCATCGTGGCGCCGTCCGACACGGTGGGCGTGGGCACGGCGGCCACCGTGGGGGCCCTGTTCGCGGAGCTGATTCCGGCCTTCCCGGGCATCGAGTTTGGGGCCCACCTGCACACGCTGCCCACCGCCTGGCGCGCCAACGTGGCCGCCGCCTACCAGGCAGGCTGCCGCCGCTTCGACGGGGCCCTGGGCGGCTTTGGTGGCTGCCCCATGGCCGCCGACGACCTGACAGGCAACGTGGCCACGGAGCACCTCATTGGCTTTTTGACGGAGCAAGGCGAGCCGCTGGGGTTAGACCTGGGGGCCCTGCAAGAAGCGCAGGCGCTGAGCACGGCGGTGTTTGGGGGTCATTAA
- a CDS encoding L-dopachrome tautomerase-related protein encodes MPFSLTRAALLAALLPATAAFAQQEVPPARTRPLGAIETTRQGIKPVQVAAFPDQRVTGVTVSRQGRIFVNFPLWEDGHRESVAEIVPGQAPRPYPDAAWNAAVTDPKASASPAERFVCVQSVVVDDQDRLWVLDPASPKFTGVVPGGAKLVQFDLATNKPVRTILFPDNVAPSKSYLNDVRFDTKRNFAYITDSGTGALVVLDLKTGKARRVLENHPSVHPEPGFDLAVNGYVLREPDGKRPNFQADGIELSADGNTLYYTALMGRTMYRIGTEFLRNAALSPAQLATHVEKFAVPSASDGYGRDAAGNLYTSGIENNSIHRVTPNGQVSTIAQGPEISWPDTFGYGPNNTLYFTTSQIQTQDKYHGGKSTRTQPYALWKLDLNQAK; translated from the coding sequence ATGCCCTTCTCCCTTACCCGCGCCGCATTGCTGGCGGCTCTCCTGCCCGCCACCGCAGCCTTTGCCCAACAAGAAGTTCCCCCCGCCCGCACCCGGCCCCTCGGAGCCATCGAAACCACTCGCCAAGGCATTAAGCCGGTGCAAGTGGCGGCGTTTCCCGACCAGCGCGTGACCGGCGTCACGGTGTCGCGCCAGGGCCGCATCTTCGTCAACTTCCCCCTTTGGGAAGACGGGCACCGCGAGTCAGTGGCCGAAATTGTGCCCGGCCAGGCCCCGCGCCCCTACCCCGACGCCGCCTGGAATGCCGCCGTGACCGATCCCAAGGCCTCCGCCTCGCCCGCTGAGCGTTTCGTGTGCGTGCAGAGCGTGGTGGTGGACGACCAGGACCGGCTGTGGGTGCTCGACCCGGCCTCGCCCAAGTTCACGGGCGTGGTGCCCGGCGGGGCCAAGCTGGTGCAGTTCGACCTGGCCACCAACAAGCCCGTGCGCACCATCCTGTTCCCCGACAACGTGGCGCCATCGAAGAGCTACCTCAACGACGTGCGTTTTGATACCAAGCGCAACTTTGCTTACATCACCGACTCGGGCACCGGGGCCCTGGTGGTGCTCGATTTGAAAACCGGCAAGGCCCGCCGCGTGCTCGAAAACCACCCCTCGGTGCACCCCGAGCCGGGCTTTGACTTGGCCGTGAACGGCTACGTGCTGCGCGAGCCCGACGGCAAAAGGCCCAACTTCCAAGCCGACGGCATCGAGCTGAGCGCCGACGGCAACACGCTGTACTACACCGCGCTGATGGGCCGCACCATGTACCGCATTGGCACCGAGTTCCTGCGCAACGCCGCCCTAAGCCCGGCCCAATTGGCCACACACGTCGAGAAATTTGCCGTACCCAGCGCTTCCGACGGCTACGGCCGCGACGCGGCCGGCAACCTCTACACCTCGGGCATCGAGAACAACAGCATCCACCGCGTGACGCCCAATGGCCAGGTCTCCACCATTGCCCAGGGCCCCGAAATCTCGTGGCCCGACACGTTCGGCTACGGCCCCAACAACACGCTGTACTTCACCACCTCGCAAATCCAGACCCAGGACAAGTACCACGGCGGCAAAAGCACCCGCACCCAGCCCTACGCCCTGTGGAAGCTGGACCTGAACCAAGCCAAGTAA
- a CDS encoding M23 family metallopeptidase — translation MFSRPLFLLIWLPALLLGACSKQQTLQALFQQRTPHEAYAHRLRQAGLDRGPAGRAWLAAADRALRDSLVVALPFTETGYFLPGQPAAAGYRFAVQAGEQVRVRLELAPGSTARVFVDAFEVGPGGAPAPLASADTAALDFRYRADASGQHLLRVQPELLAAGRYTLRLTREPSLGTFPVRGRADAAIGSFWGVARDGGARRHEGIDIFAPRGTPAVAAAAGTVTRLGNTRLGGNVVWLSADGTDEHLYYAHLDRQLVTPGQHVRPGDTLGLVGNTGNARTTAPHLHFGIYRAGRGAVDPLPFVRRASPAAAPPTGPDLRGAWVRLRAAGPLAATAGATARGPRLPAQTPLLVLGQQGGLLRVRTAAGRPGYVPAAAVRPAEAAPLRRLLLPGATEVAAQPAAVPVAAWPARTPVAVLGEADGFSLLRGPAGALGWARI, via the coding sequence TTGTTTTCCCGCCCCCTTTTCCTTCTTATTTGGCTGCCCGCGCTGCTGTTGGGCGCGTGCAGCAAGCAGCAAACTTTGCAGGCGCTGTTCCAGCAGCGCACCCCGCACGAGGCCTACGCCCACCGCTTGCGCCAGGCCGGCCTCGACCGGGGCCCCGCCGGCCGGGCCTGGCTGGCCGCCGCCGACCGCGCCCTGCGCGACTCGCTGGTGGTGGCGCTGCCCTTCACCGAAACCGGGTATTTCCTGCCCGGCCAGCCCGCGGCGGCCGGCTACCGCTTTGCTGTGCAGGCCGGCGAGCAGGTGCGCGTGCGCCTGGAGCTGGCCCCCGGCAGCACGGCCCGCGTGTTTGTCGATGCTTTTGAGGTGGGCCCCGGCGGGGCCCCCGCGCCGCTGGCCAGCGCCGACACCGCCGCCCTCGACTTCCGCTACCGCGCCGACGCCAGCGGCCAGCACCTGCTGCGCGTGCAGCCCGAGCTGCTGGCCGCCGGCCGCTACACCCTGCGCCTCACCCGCGAGCCCAGCCTGGGCACCTTCCCGGTGCGGGGCCGGGCCGACGCGGCCATCGGCAGCTTCTGGGGCGTGGCCCGCGACGGCGGGGCCCGCCGCCACGAGGGCATCGACATTTTTGCGCCCCGCGGCACGCCCGCCGTGGCCGCCGCGGCCGGCACCGTCACGCGCCTGGGCAATACCCGCCTGGGCGGCAATGTAGTGTGGCTGAGCGCCGACGGCACCGACGAGCACCTCTACTACGCCCACCTCGACCGCCAGCTGGTGACGCCCGGCCAGCACGTGCGCCCCGGCGATACCCTGGGCTTGGTGGGCAACACCGGCAACGCCCGCACCACGGCCCCGCACCTGCACTTTGGCATCTACCGCGCCGGCCGCGGCGCCGTCGATCCGCTCCCCTTTGTGCGCCGCGCCAGCCCTGCTGCTGCCCCGCCCACCGGCCCCGACCTGCGCGGCGCTTGGGTGCGCCTGCGCGCCGCCGGGCCCCTGGCCGCCACGGCCGGCGCCACAGCCAGGGGCCCGCGCCTGCCTGCCCAAACGCCGCTTTTGGTGCTGGGCCAGCAGGGGGGCCTGCTACGGGTGCGCACCGCCGCCGGCCGGCCGGGCTACGTGCCCGCCGCCGCCGTGCGCCCGGCCGAGGCCGCGCCACTGCGCCGCCTGCTGCTGCCCGGCGCCACCGAAGTAGCCGCACAGCCCGCCGCGGTGCCCGTGGCTGCCTGGCCGGCCCGCACCCCGGTGGCCGTGCTGGGGGAAGCGGACGGCTTTAGCCTGCTGCGGGGCCCCGCCGGGGCCCTGGGCTGGGCCCGGATTTGA
- a CDS encoding SMP-30/gluconolactonase/LRE family protein, with amino-acid sequence MGPQPPAGATALVLGGLLAVSCSKDDNDAAPFAPAAVTFSAAGLFPEGVQYDAKNSAFLVSSLSTGNIGRVKDDGTCTVLAQGSTAGIVSAVGLNLDDSRNRVLVASSNSMARDRAKLVSLNRDNGTVNFNVDLGALRSSPNHFANDVAVDGQGNAYVTDSFAPVIYKVDAQGVATVFLDNAQLAGATGAFGLNGIVFHAGAGSGYLSSGQN; translated from the coding sequence TTGGGGCCCCAACCGCCGGCAGGTGCCACTGCCCTTGTGCTGGGCGGCCTGCTGGCGGTTTCCTGCTCCAAAGACGACAACGACGCGGCCCCGTTCGCGCCGGCCGCCGTCACGTTTTCTGCCGCCGGCCTCTTCCCCGAGGGCGTGCAGTACGACGCCAAAAACAGCGCCTTCCTGGTCAGCTCCCTCAGCACTGGCAACATCGGGCGGGTGAAGGACGATGGTACTTGCACGGTGCTGGCCCAGGGCAGCACCGCGGGCATCGTATCGGCGGTGGGCCTCAACCTCGACGACAGCCGCAACCGCGTGCTGGTCGCCTCGTCCAACAGCATGGCCCGCGACCGGGCGAAACTCGTGAGCCTCAACCGCGACAACGGCACGGTCAATTTCAACGTGGACTTGGGCGCCCTGCGCAGTTCGCCCAACCACTTCGCCAACGACGTGGCCGTGGACGGCCAGGGGAACGCCTACGTGACGGACAGCTTCGCGCCGGTCATCTACAAAGTGGACGCCCAGGGCGTGGCCACCGTGTTTCTGGACAACGCGCAGCTAGCGGGTGCTACGGGCGCGTTTGGCCTAAACGGCATCGTGTTTCATGCCGGTGCGGGCAGTGGATACCTATCTAGTGGCCAAAACTGA
- a CDS encoding cytochrome c oxidase subunit 3 yields MRNSDNTSNNQVRAGAPVSAFARIERLPPLLVALYLGLVAITVMFAILAALYISARLANGAPTSPHPFPRFFSLSTIVLLVSSYVVAQAPRLYARDDLATLGRCLLATLLLGSIFTGLQVLGWRELLPFLPFKGESSGTFIYFISALHVAHLLGGMLYLLSLALRVLHADRDAVRHLVFIRNPYYRRQLRALCTYWHFIDVLWVALFGIFLMFY; encoded by the coding sequence ATGAGGAATTCCGACAATACTTCCAACAACCAGGTGCGGGCCGGGGCCCCCGTTTCAGCGTTTGCCCGCATCGAGCGGCTGCCGCCGCTGCTCGTGGCCCTGTACCTGGGGCTGGTGGCCATCACCGTGATGTTTGCCATCCTGGCGGCGCTCTACATCAGCGCCCGCCTCGCCAATGGGGCCCCCACGAGCCCGCACCCGTTCCCGCGCTTTTTCTCCCTGAGCACCATCGTGCTGCTGGTGAGCAGCTACGTGGTGGCGCAGGCCCCGCGCCTCTACGCCCGCGACGATTTGGCCACCCTCGGCCGGTGCCTGCTGGCCACGCTGCTGCTGGGCAGCATTTTCACCGGCTTGCAGGTGCTGGGCTGGCGCGAGCTGCTGCCGTTCTTGCCGTTCAAGGGCGAGTCCAGCGGCACGTTTATCTACTTTATCTCGGCCCTGCACGTGGCCCACTTGCTCGGCGGCATGCTGTACCTGCTGTCGTTGGCGCTGCGCGTGCTGCACGCCGACCGCGACGCCGTGCGCCACCTCGTGTTCATCCGCAACCCCTACTACCGCCGCCAGCTGCGGGCCCTGTGCACCTACTGGCACTTCATCGACGTGCTATGGGTGGCGCTGTTCGGCATCTTCCTGATGTTTTACTAA
- a CDS encoding (Fe-S)-binding protein: MPTPAPIVDIFVPCFVDQLYPATALSMVKILEAVGCQVHYNPAQTCCGQPAYNAGHLGPARAVAAKFIEDFTPAPAAPGPRYVVSPSASCIGMVRNSFTELFAGQPEAAACRPVQARAYELTEFLVDVLGVTAIPGAQLAGAYTYHDSCSGLRECGIGPGPRQLLDGVTGLTRREMAETSTCCGFGGTFAVKFQAISVAMAQQKVEHALDTGADYIISTDVSCLMHLEAYIKKEKLPLKCLHIADVLASGW; this comes from the coding sequence ATGCCCACGCCTGCGCCCATTGTCGATATTTTCGTGCCCTGTTTTGTTGACCAGCTCTACCCGGCTACGGCCCTGAGCATGGTCAAAATCCTGGAGGCCGTGGGCTGCCAGGTGCACTACAACCCGGCCCAGACTTGCTGCGGCCAGCCTGCCTACAACGCCGGCCACCTGGGCCCCGCTCGCGCCGTGGCCGCCAAGTTTATCGAAGATTTCACGCCCGCGCCCGCCGCCCCGGGGCCCCGCTACGTGGTCAGCCCCTCGGCCTCGTGCATCGGCATGGTGCGCAACAGCTTCACCGAGCTATTTGCCGGCCAGCCCGAGGCCGCCGCCTGCCGCCCCGTGCAGGCCCGCGCCTACGAGCTGACCGAGTTTTTGGTGGACGTGCTGGGCGTCACGGCCATTCCGGGGGCCCAGCTGGCGGGCGCCTACACCTACCACGATTCGTGCTCGGGGCTGCGGGAGTGCGGCATCGGCCCGGGGCCCCGGCAGCTGCTCGACGGTGTGACGGGCCTCACGCGCCGCGAAATGGCCGAAACCAGTACCTGCTGCGGCTTCGGCGGCACGTTCGCCGTCAAGTTCCAGGCCATTTCGGTGGCCATGGCCCAGCAGAAAGTCGAGCACGCCCTCGACACTGGCGCCGACTACATCATCAGCACCGACGTGAGCTGCCTCATGCACCTCGAAGCCTACATCAAGAAGGAAAAGTTGCCCCTCAAGTGCCTGCACATCGCCGATGTGCTGGCCAGCGGCTGGTAA